Part of the Debaryomyces hansenii CBS767 chromosome C complete sequence genome is shown below.
TCTATGAATAGGTATCCACcttaatataaattaatgacGGTATAAAAGTAGctaatgcaaataataaaattaagaatACAACATATTGCATCAGAATATGAAGTAATCTACCGGGTAATTATACTATAAATGTAAATACGACCCTGGAGGGTAGATAATTGCACCAAAATCCAAGGAGAATCACCAAAAATTGTCCTCTAGAGGGCTCAATTCTACATAGTGCTTCGAAGTCATTTTTTCGATTtgtatcaaaatttttcaatagatCATTTTGTATTagtcaaattattgatgatcTTACGAGATATAAGgttcaaataaaattgcTTCCTTTAGATAACTAAATGTTCaatgattatattaaaatcaaatgaaatcaatatttcaaaatctctTTTCTCCTCACTCGTCTACCCCACCACCCCACCAAAAATAAATCTCCCCATAAGTCAATTAAAAGCCCGATTTGATGGATGCATGTCAGTATAGATTAGCGGAGTCGACTGATGAGGTAAAGCTCCTTAAATGAGTGGTATTTAAAGTAACAAGGAACCAGTTAATTTAGGAGTGATTCGGtaaaagaaaacaaaataacAAATGTCGACACAAATTTACTTAGATGCAATTAAAGAGAAATTATACGGTGATTCCACCGTCGCAAAAATTTGGGGAGTTGCATTGCCTGCGTTGAGCGAGCCAAAACCACGGACTGAATTTCCTGACTACTCCAAAGGTAATAGATATTCTACCAAGGATGTCGACTATTGGACCTCTGGGTTTTTCCCAGGGTCACTTTATGCATTATTGGAGAGAAACGACAAATTTCCAGACTACTTTCCATctaaaaaaattcatccagttaaattagaatttgCCGCCAGATGGTGGTCCCATCCTTTAAAATCTAAATCAACTAAAACCGATAATCATGATATAGGTTTTATGATAGAAccttctttcaataaagaGCTAGCACACAGTGGCGATAAGGAAGCGAGAGATGTACTTATTACTGCAGCAAACTCGCTTGCTACTAGGTTTGATACGAAAGTTGGTTGTATTAGAAGTTGGGATCATTTTTTTGAAACCAGaccttcttcatttgaaaaagatttaattgttattattgataatatgtGTAATTTAAACTTATTATATCGTGGAGCtcaattgaacaatgaCTTGCGCTTATCTACAATTGCCACAACCCATGCAGAAACTACTATGAAAAATCACTTTAGAGAAGACTGGTCGTCTTATCATGTCGTTGTATATGACAGAGAAACAGGAAAGGCAGCAAGAAAGCACACGGCACAAGGTTATTCTGATGAATCATCATGGACAAGAGGTCAAGCATGGGGAATATTAGGTTACACAGAAACCTATTATTTCACTAAAAGTCAAAAGTTTTTAGACACTGCAAAAAGAATTGTTAAGTATTACTTGTCCCACTTGCCAGAAGATGGTGTTCCACCATGGGACTTTCATGCTCCAGATAAAAATATCCGTGATGTATCATCAGGTATGGTAGCCGCCTTTGGTATGCTTAAAATTTATGAGTAtactgaagaagatgaatatttgatcaATGCATTGAAGCTTGTTAATGATTGTACTAAGTTGTGTTTCAATAAAGAATCAAAGTTAGACGATGACGGTACAGTTGATCTTGGCGATACTGACACTATTTTGAATGGATCAACGTTTAACAATAATCCTAATGCTCctgaagaatataaaatattcgatCATGGTTTAGTTTATGCTGATTATTACTTTTTGATGATAGGTAACAAATTATTAGAGTTGGGTCTTTACAAATAGTTTTATTCATCATAATTGCAATAATATCCAGTGTAATATAACAAAAAATGAACATGTCTCTGATAGTTGATAAATGATTCGTATAGATCATCACATCTCTATAATAGGAAATGTCATTCgtgatttttttttataaaacATTAATGTTAATGCCCAGAAATTACATATACAGAAAGCTTTTCGCCTCAAataatttgtatttttttcatctcATACTCCTCGCTCTAGGGttgcaaattattaaagaattttttattttatataaaaaagATAAGAATAAGGGAATCTAAAAAAGATTTTCTACATTCAAGATCATCTTGTTTTCCCTAAGCCGCAATTGTACAATCGTAAAATTACTGTGTCTTAATACTATTAAAGGGCCTCAGTCCAAGAATATGAACGACACCCGTAGCCAATCCACCGAAAATAAACACAGCACCTGCCATCAATCCTGAAGCTCCAGCCAAATTAAGTTTTGCAAACATGTCAGTGAAATAAAATGGGCCAATGAAACCGAAGGTCATCCTTATGACACTTAGAAATAAACCAGTATCAGCAGCTTTTTCTGGATTAGTGTCAATAGCATATACAATTAACACTGTAGTAACAATATTATTGCCCGCAGCAGCAATAGCGGCACCAATCAACGGTGTAATTATCCAATGACCTCTTTCTgctttaaataaataaacaCCCCAAATAATCAATCCGACAATTACACACAAGAAACCATAGTAAGAAATCCATAATCTATCTgcaataattcttttacCCCCTCTTTTTTTAAAACAGAACTTCATCCATCTATCTGAGAGGGGACCTGCAAGTAGTTCTCCAATGATAGATCCGATAATAAGAGAAATGTATTGTAAGCTAAGTTGTTGTGCGTCAAGCAAAAATAATGGACCAAAAACTTGCGGTGTTTCAACTATAAGAACGATGTTTGCATAACTAAATGTTACAGTTGCAGCAATAGTCACCAACACAACTCTATAATCAAGTGCTTGTTTAAACGGGCTCCAAAAGAGACTCCATTTAAATTGAATGTAAGTTGCTTTATAAAGTCCCAGCCATTTTTGGAAGgtattaatttttaattctgtTGAGCTTTCGTTCCGGGTATACACAGTCtctcttgaaaataagTAAGCAATAAATTgtacaaaatttattattgaaaatgtgtAGTATATCCAAATTGTACCTACATGTTTTTGAACAAATCCCATAAAAAAAGGTCCTCCTGGCGTACCAAGGATATAACCTAGAGACCACCACCCATTTTTTTTACCTCTCTCATGGCTAAAAGAAGTATCCGCTACTATGCA
Proteins encoded:
- a CDS encoding DEHA2C17930p (some similarities with uniprot|P53389 Saccharomyces cerevisiae YNR055C HOL1) codes for the protein MKTQVEEVGRLNDDRINSSRDIEKLEYVHDEHSVSNEDIAPAELSTDHYEFLMKRHGSVQLDPLPSNDPLDPLNWQEWKKNYEIILIAFHCFVVTFMAAGLAPAYEAMSIQYGRSMTEISYFTSAQILCMGVLPLLFVPLMNIYGRRPFLMFSTLACCALNIGGGFCETYSQQMATRVLVSCVLSTGAAAGSCIVADTSFSHERGKKNGWWSLGYILGTPGGPFFMGFVQKHVGTIWIYYTFSIINFVQFIAYLFSRETVYTRNESSTELKINTFQKWSGLYKATYIQFKWSLFWSPFKQALDYRVVLVTIAATVTFSYANIVLIVETPQVFGPLFLLDAQQLSLQYISLIIGSIIGELLAGPLSDRWMKFCFKKRGGKRIIADRLWISYYGFLCVIVGLIIWGVYLFKAERGHWIITPLIGAAIAAAGNNIVTTVLIVYAIDTNPEKAADTGLFLSVIRMTFGFIGPFYFTDMFAKLNLAGASGLMAGAVFIFGGLATGVVHILGSRPFNSIKTQ
- a CDS encoding DEHA2C17908p (weakly similar to uniprot|Q8A3P1 Bacteroides thetaiotaomicron unsaturated glucuronylhydrolase and uniprot|Q9P8B4 Agaricus bisporus dig1 Glucuronyl hydrolase), with the protein product MSTQIYLDAIKEKLYGDSTVAKIWGVALPALSEPKPRTEFPDYSKGNRYSTKDVDYWTSGFFPGSLYALLERNDKFPDYFPSKKIHPVKLEFAARWWSHPLKSKSTKTDNHDIGFMIEPSFNKELAHSGDKEARDVLITAANSLATRFDTKVGCIRSWDHFFETRPSSFEKDLIVIIDNMCNLNLLYRGAQLNNDLRLSTIATTHAETTMKNHFREDWSSYHVVVYDRETGKAARKHTAQGYSDESSWTRGQAWGILGYTETYYFTKSQKFLDTAKRIVKYYLSHLPEDGVPPWDFHAPDKNIRDVSSGMVAAFGMLKIYEYTEEDEYLINALKLVNDCTKLCFNKESKLDDDGTVDLGDTDTILNGSTFNNNPNAPEEYKIFDHGLVYADYYFLMIGNKLLELGLYK